From a region of the Gordonia sp. PP30 genome:
- a CDS encoding serine hydrolase domain-containing protein, whose protein sequence is MEALQQLADWPVDHVAAAVIAPGREVAAYGDADRVFALASVTKLLVAQAVLVAVEEGALDLDTPAGPPGATVAHLLSHASGLGPSTGSGGASGSAGSNGSGGASGSAGSNGSAGSNGRDAVAEPGTQRIYSSAGYEVLAETVEDATGIAFGDYLREAVCEPLGMTRTSLTGSAGHGASSSVADLTRFAADLLTPRLLSPRTADRAREVWFPGIDGFTPGYGKFRPNDWGLGPELKGTKNPHWTAPSHSPETFGHFGQAGTFLWVDPVRNAAAVVLTDRPFGPWAKPLWSETNEGILADLSA, encoded by the coding sequence GTGGAGGCTCTGCAGCAACTCGCCGACTGGCCCGTCGACCACGTCGCGGCGGCGGTGATCGCACCCGGCCGGGAGGTCGCCGCCTACGGTGACGCCGATCGCGTGTTCGCGCTGGCGTCGGTGACCAAACTGCTTGTCGCGCAAGCGGTTCTGGTCGCCGTGGAGGAGGGTGCGCTGGACCTGGACACCCCCGCCGGGCCGCCGGGCGCGACTGTCGCCCACCTGCTGTCGCACGCGTCCGGGCTCGGCCCTTCGACGGGCTCAGGGGGCGCGAGCGGGTCGGCGGGCTCGAACGGTTCAGGGGGCGCGAGCGGGTCAGCGGGCTCGAACGGCTCAGCGGGCTCGAACGGACGGGACGCCGTGGCCGAGCCGGGGACACAGCGGATCTACTCGTCCGCCGGCTACGAGGTGCTGGCCGAGACCGTCGAGGACGCGACCGGCATCGCGTTCGGCGACTACCTGCGCGAGGCCGTGTGCGAGCCACTCGGGATGACCCGGACGTCCCTGACCGGGTCGGCCGGGCACGGGGCGTCGTCGTCCGTGGCCGATCTGACCCGCTTCGCCGCGGATCTGCTGACCCCCCGGCTGCTGTCACCGCGGACCGCGGACCGCGCCCGCGAGGTGTGGTTCCCGGGGATCGACGGCTTCACGCCCGGTTACGGGAAGTTCCGGCCGAACGACTGGGGGCTGGGCCCCGAACTCAAGGGGACGAAGAATCCGCACTGGACGGCCCCGTCGCACTCGCCGGAGACCTTCGGGCACTTCGGCCAGGCGGGGACCTTCCTGTGGGTCGATCCGGTGCGGAACGCGGCCGCGGTGGTGCTGACCGACCGGCCCTTCGGCCCGTGGGCCAAGCCGCTGTGGAGCGAGACCAATGAGGGCATCCTGGCCGATTTGTCCGCTTGA
- a CDS encoding NDMA-dependent alcohol dehydrogenase, giving the protein MKTKGAILRELNTPWRIEEIEIGDPKAHEIKIRMEAAGMCHSDHHLMTGGIPMAGFPILGGHEGAGVVEQVGEGVTDFAVGDHVVLSFIPSCGKCASCREGVANLCDMGAMLLQGEAVSDHTFRIHTAAGEPVYPMTLLGTFSPYMVVHEASAVKIDDDIPFEVAALCGCGIPTGYGSSTRSGDVRPGEDVAIVGVGGVGTAALQGAVIAGARNVFAIDPVEWKREQALKFGATAAFASVEEAMGAIGEATGWRMCKKVIVTVGEVHGSDVDTWMSITAKNGTCVLTGMGNMAENQVTLNLSMLTLLQKNLQGSIFGGANPKLDIPNLLSMYRMGKLNIEDMITRQYTLDQINDGYADMLEGRNIRGVIRYTDADRVG; this is encoded by the coding sequence TTGAAGACTAAGGGTGCAATCCTCCGGGAACTGAACACGCCGTGGCGGATCGAGGAGATCGAGATCGGCGACCCGAAGGCGCACGAGATCAAGATCCGGATGGAAGCGGCCGGGATGTGTCACTCCGATCATCACCTGATGACCGGCGGCATCCCGATGGCCGGCTTCCCGATCCTCGGTGGTCACGAGGGCGCCGGCGTGGTGGAGCAGGTGGGCGAGGGCGTCACCGACTTCGCGGTGGGCGATCACGTGGTGCTCAGCTTCATCCCGTCGTGCGGCAAGTGCGCGTCGTGCCGGGAGGGCGTCGCCAACCTCTGCGACATGGGCGCCATGCTGCTCCAGGGCGAGGCCGTGTCCGACCACACCTTCCGCATCCACACCGCCGCCGGTGAACCGGTCTACCCGATGACCCTCCTCGGCACGTTCTCGCCGTACATGGTGGTGCACGAGGCGTCCGCGGTGAAGATCGACGACGACATCCCGTTCGAGGTCGCCGCGCTGTGCGGCTGCGGCATCCCGACCGGCTACGGCAGCTCGACGCGCAGCGGCGACGTGCGGCCGGGGGAGGACGTCGCCATCGTCGGTGTCGGCGGCGTCGGCACCGCCGCGCTGCAGGGCGCGGTGATCGCGGGGGCACGCAACGTGTTCGCCATCGATCCGGTGGAGTGGAAGCGCGAGCAGGCCCTCAAATTCGGGGCGACCGCCGCGTTCGCGTCGGTCGAGGAGGCGATGGGGGCGATCGGCGAGGCCACCGGCTGGCGGATGTGCAAGAAGGTGATCGTGACGGTCGGCGAGGTGCACGGGTCCGACGTCGACACCTGGATGAGCATCACCGCCAAGAACGGCACCTGTGTGCTGACCGGCATGGGCAACATGGCCGAGAACCAGGTGACGCTGAACCTGTCCATGCTGACCCTGCTGCAGAAGAACCTGCAGGGCTCGATCTTCGGCGGCGCCAACCCCAAGCTCGACATCCCGAACCTGCTGTCGATGTACCGGATGGGCAAGCTCAACATCGAGGACATGATCACCCGTCAGTACACGCTCGACCAGATCAACGACGGGTACGCGGACATGCTGGAGGGGCGCAACATCCGCGGCGTGATCAGGTACACCGACGCCGATCGCGTCGGCTGA
- the fadD5 gene encoding fatty-acid--CoA ligase FadD5 has translation MTNALGLEPNSEPIRSRRNHWNNQVRRHAAMTPDKPALKFLGEVTTWKELDDRTHRLAAALRRRGVGFGDRILVVMLNRPEYVELVFAANLIGAIPVPVNIRMTPPEVGFLVQDSGAEVIVTETLLAPLADAVAGMTGGIRDLIVVGETQNDAHLAYEDLVAEESDLPEIDIPEDTVALIMYTSGTTGKPKGAMLTHQNMQSQALTTIQALSTNPDDVGSCVAPLFHIAGLGAMAPLFQTGALSVIHPLGAFDPDQLLDVLEAEGTTSIFLVPVQWQAVCAAQQARPRDLKLRVISWGAAPASDTVLNAMNETFPDAVNVAVFGQTEMSPITCVLEGKDALRKIGSIGKVVPAVTARIIDPAGEDVTPGEVGEIVYRGPNLMAGYWRNPEGTAEAFRGGWFHSGDLVRQDEEGFLYVVDRAKDMIISGGENIYCAEVENVLFGHPSILEAAIIGRPHAKWGEVPVAVVVLMEGIESLTLAEIEPYLNENLARFKHPKDLVVVDELPRNAGGKVVKPKLRDAYGGKDEGLAN, from the coding sequence GTGACCAACGCCCTGGGCCTCGAGCCGAACTCGGAGCCGATCCGATCGCGCCGGAACCACTGGAACAACCAGGTGCGCCGCCACGCGGCGATGACCCCGGACAAGCCGGCCCTCAAGTTCCTGGGCGAGGTGACCACCTGGAAGGAACTCGACGACCGGACGCATCGGCTCGCCGCCGCGCTGCGCCGCCGCGGGGTCGGCTTCGGCGACCGGATCCTGGTCGTGATGCTCAATCGCCCCGAGTACGTGGAGCTGGTCTTCGCGGCCAACCTGATCGGCGCGATTCCGGTGCCGGTGAACATCCGGATGACGCCGCCGGAGGTCGGGTTCCTGGTACAGGACTCCGGCGCCGAGGTGATCGTCACCGAGACGCTGCTGGCGCCGCTCGCCGACGCCGTCGCGGGGATGACCGGCGGGATCCGGGATCTCATCGTGGTCGGGGAGACGCAGAACGACGCGCACCTGGCGTACGAGGATCTGGTCGCCGAGGAATCCGATCTGCCGGAGATCGACATCCCGGAGGACACCGTCGCGCTCATCATGTACACCTCGGGCACCACCGGAAAGCCCAAGGGCGCCATGCTTACCCACCAGAACATGCAGTCGCAGGCGCTGACCACCATCCAGGCGCTGTCCACCAATCCCGACGACGTCGGCTCGTGCGTGGCGCCGCTGTTCCACATCGCCGGCCTGGGCGCGATGGCGCCGCTGTTCCAGACGGGTGCGCTGTCGGTGATCCACCCGCTGGGCGCGTTCGACCCGGATCAGCTTCTCGACGTCCTGGAAGCCGAGGGGACGACGTCGATCTTCCTGGTGCCGGTCCAGTGGCAGGCCGTCTGCGCGGCGCAGCAGGCGCGGCCGCGCGACCTGAAGCTGCGGGTGATCTCATGGGGCGCCGCCCCGGCGTCGGACACGGTGCTGAACGCGATGAACGAGACCTTCCCGGACGCGGTGAACGTCGCGGTCTTCGGGCAGACCGAGATGTCGCCGATCACCTGCGTGCTCGAAGGCAAGGACGCGCTGCGCAAGATCGGGTCCATCGGCAAGGTGGTGCCCGCGGTGACCGCGCGCATCATCGACCCGGCCGGTGAGGACGTGACTCCCGGAGAGGTGGGCGAGATCGTCTACCGTGGCCCGAATCTGATGGCCGGGTACTGGCGGAACCCGGAGGGCACCGCGGAGGCGTTCCGCGGCGGCTGGTTCCACTCCGGCGACCTGGTGCGGCAGGACGAGGAGGGCTTCCTCTACGTCGTCGACCGGGCGAAGGACATGATCATCTCCGGCGGCGAGAACATCTACTGCGCCGAGGTGGAGAACGTGCTGTTCGGGCACCCGTCGATACTGGAGGCCGCGATCATCGGCCGCCCGCACGCCAAGTGGGGCGAGGTGCCGGTGGCCGTCGTAGTGCTCATGGAGGGCATCGAGTCGCTGACACTGGCGGAGATCGAGCCGTACCTGAACGAGAATCTGGCCCGTTTCAAGCACCCGAAGGATCTCGTCGTCGTCGATGAGCTGCCGCGCAACGCCGGGGGCAAGGTGGTCAAGCCGAAGCTCCGCGACGCCTACGGCGGCAAGGACGAGGGGCTCGCAAACTAA
- a CDS encoding enoyl-CoA hydratase-related protein — translation MTLHDEVDGIRSGIDDAGVARLVIDRPGRMNALDGAASRRVIGLCADWAADDRVRVVVLSGRGEAFCAGADVAGMASDSAASGGFDEAASRAIIENGSRLIGAVRALPMPVIAAVDGPAVGIGASLAVAADLIYATARSYFLLSFVGIGLMPDGAATATFAASLGRARANAMALLGEKLYATEAAECGLINGCAEEAEGLACVVDRATARLLGSSPQALALTKAALDGATLAQYDAAVDREIAGQTRLLQSPQFQAAIAAFAASGR, via the coding sequence ATGACGCTGCACGACGAGGTGGACGGGATCCGGAGCGGGATCGACGACGCCGGGGTCGCCCGGTTGGTGATCGACCGGCCGGGCCGGATGAACGCCCTCGACGGAGCCGCCTCCCGGCGCGTCATCGGCCTCTGCGCCGACTGGGCCGCCGATGACCGCGTGCGGGTGGTGGTGCTCTCCGGCCGCGGCGAGGCGTTCTGCGCCGGTGCCGATGTCGCCGGGATGGCCTCCGATTCGGCCGCTTCGGGCGGGTTCGACGAGGCGGCGTCGCGGGCGATCATCGAGAACGGCTCCCGCCTGATCGGTGCCGTCCGGGCGCTGCCGATGCCGGTGATCGCCGCGGTCGACGGTCCCGCCGTCGGGATCGGGGCGTCGCTCGCGGTGGCCGCGGACCTGATCTACGCGACCGCCCGCAGCTACTTCCTGCTGAGCTTCGTCGGTATCGGGCTGATGCCCGACGGTGCCGCGACCGCCACCTTCGCGGCCTCGTTGGGCCGCGCGCGGGCCAACGCCATGGCCCTGCTCGGCGAGAAGCTGTACGCCACCGAGGCCGCGGAGTGCGGCCTGATCAACGGCTGCGCCGAGGAGGCCGAAGGGCTCGCGTGCGTCGTCGACCGGGCGACGGCCCGGCTGCTCGGCTCGTCGCCCCAGGCGCTGGCACTCACCAAGGCGGCTCTCGACGGCGCCACGCTCGCCCAGTACGACGCCGCAGTCGACCGCGAGATCGCCGGTCAGACGCGGCTGCTCCAGTCTCCCCAGTTTCAGGCGGCCATCGCCGCCTTTGCCGCGTCCGGCCGCTGA
- a CDS encoding TetR family transcriptional regulator has translation MSSARVSSAARDPRVRPPDRRDRIVAAAASAFSRHGFHGARLTEIADDAGVSAPALYRHFAGKSDLLSAVTRQMAVSTAEILDSVPPRPDDPAGELAALLEAFTAGVLTQRQTGDLYRWEWRALSPDDRAFIREIRLALHRRVRGLLRATRPGLGKRDADVLTDAVFAVAASPSNHRVSLPRKQIETLIRDAALTAGAAELPEPATVPVPPPGLSPTARRETVLTEAVRLFADHGFHEVTIEQIAAAADLPPSGVYRHFGSKQAILVAALHRASERTTAAVATGLARTDSRDQALTGLAQQYARLCAGDPAIITVYRRCVGALGDAERADLRRQQRINVDEWATWLRDARPELSSGAARFLVHAALDVITDLTCSPHATDPHTAAVIALAVLRDTPA, from the coding sequence ATGAGTTCCGCGCGCGTATCGTCGGCGGCCCGGGATCCGCGGGTGCGCCCGCCGGACCGGCGCGACCGCATCGTGGCCGCCGCCGCTTCGGCGTTCAGCCGGCACGGCTTCCACGGCGCCCGGCTGACCGAGATCGCGGACGATGCCGGGGTCTCCGCACCCGCGCTGTACCGGCATTTCGCGGGCAAATCGGACCTGCTCAGTGCCGTGACACGGCAGATGGCGGTCAGCACCGCCGAGATCCTCGACTCGGTTCCGCCGCGGCCGGACGACCCGGCCGGTGAGCTCGCCGCGCTCCTCGAAGCGTTCACCGCCGGCGTGCTGACACAGCGGCAGACCGGGGACCTGTACCGGTGGGAGTGGCGCGCCCTGAGCCCCGATGATCGCGCGTTCATCCGCGAGATCCGGCTCGCCCTGCATCGACGGGTCCGCGGCCTGCTGCGCGCCACCCGCCCGGGACTCGGCAAGCGCGATGCCGATGTGCTCACCGATGCCGTCTTCGCGGTGGCGGCGAGCCCGTCGAACCACCGGGTGTCGTTGCCCCGCAAGCAGATCGAGACGCTGATCCGCGACGCCGCGCTCACCGCCGGTGCCGCCGAGCTGCCCGAACCGGCGACCGTCCCGGTCCCGCCACCGGGTCTCTCACCCACGGCCCGCCGGGAGACCGTCCTCACCGAGGCCGTGCGGTTGTTCGCCGACCACGGGTTCCACGAGGTCACCATCGAGCAGATCGCCGCCGCCGCGGACCTGCCGCCGTCCGGCGTGTACCGGCACTTCGGGTCCAAACAGGCGATCCTGGTGGCGGCGCTGCACCGGGCGTCCGAGCGTACGACGGCCGCCGTCGCCACCGGACTGGCGCGCACCGATTCTCGCGACCAGGCGCTTACGGGCCTGGCCCAGCAGTACGCGCGCCTCTGCGCGGGCGACCCCGCGATCATCACCGTCTATCGCCGCTGCGTCGGCGCGCTCGGCGACGCAGAGCGCGCCGACCTGCGCCGTCAGCAGCGGATCAACGTCGATGAGTGGGCCACCTGGCTCCGCGACGCCCGGCCCGAATTATCCAGCGGCGCAGCGCGTTTCCTGGTCCACGCGGCGCTGGACGTGATCACCGATCTGACGTGCAGCCCGCACGCGACGGACCCGCACACCGCCGCGGTGATCGCCCTGGCCGTCCTTCGCGACACCCCGGCCTGA
- a CDS encoding acyl-CoA dehydrogenase family protein: MVAFTPEQSDFAASVADFCKRETGTRAQRDAWTDGGTLNHSEPLYRKMAELGWAGINVADEYGGAGAGNVELCIFLEEAMRGQAPIGGVGPTLITAAAYEKFAGEDLKREVLAGVVAGDSLSISMSEPEAGSDVGALTCRAEKVEGGWKINGQKTWCSNANFAKSILLIARTDASGAKHEGLTQFHVPSDTAGLEIRGISTLGGKEVNDLYFTDCFVPDSAVVGQVGNGWTQLMAGLNTERLILAAMQLGVAERSFDDTLAFIKERKQFGRPIGTFQALRHRMADHATEIAATKELIYALAQASDANPGKMMPREASMVKLKATEVSKAMTIDGMQMMGGYGYATEFDAERLMRGAIISTVYGGTNEIQRDIIGKTYGL; this comes from the coding sequence ATGGTCGCCTTCACCCCCGAACAGTCCGACTTCGCCGCCTCGGTCGCGGATTTCTGCAAACGCGAGACCGGGACGCGAGCGCAGCGCGACGCCTGGACCGACGGCGGAACGCTGAATCACTCCGAGCCGCTCTATCGCAAGATGGCCGAACTCGGCTGGGCCGGCATCAACGTCGCCGACGAGTACGGCGGCGCCGGCGCGGGCAACGTCGAGCTGTGCATCTTCCTGGAGGAGGCGATGCGCGGGCAGGCCCCGATCGGCGGCGTCGGCCCGACCTTGATCACCGCCGCGGCCTACGAGAAGTTCGCCGGCGAGGACCTCAAGCGTGAGGTGCTGGCGGGCGTCGTCGCCGGTGACTCGCTGTCGATCTCGATGTCCGAACCGGAAGCCGGCTCGGACGTCGGCGCGCTGACCTGCCGCGCGGAGAAGGTCGAGGGCGGCTGGAAGATCAACGGCCAGAAGACCTGGTGCTCCAACGCCAACTTCGCGAAGTCCATCCTGTTGATCGCCCGCACGGATGCCTCCGGCGCCAAGCACGAGGGCCTCACCCAGTTCCACGTCCCCAGCGACACGGCGGGCCTGGAGATCCGCGGCATCTCGACTCTCGGCGGCAAGGAGGTCAACGACCTCTACTTCACCGACTGCTTCGTGCCCGACTCCGCGGTGGTCGGCCAGGTCGGGAACGGCTGGACCCAGCTGATGGCGGGCCTGAACACCGAACGGCTGATCCTGGCCGCCATGCAGCTGGGCGTGGCGGAGCGGTCGTTCGACGACACTCTCGCCTTCATCAAGGAGCGCAAGCAGTTCGGCCGTCCGATCGGCACCTTCCAGGCGCTGCGGCACCGGATGGCCGACCACGCCACGGAGATCGCCGCCACCAAGGAGCTGATCTACGCGCTCGCCCAGGCGAGCGACGCCAATCCCGGCAAGATGATGCCGCGCGAGGCGTCGATGGTGAAGCTCAAGGCCACCGAGGTCAGCAAGGCGATGACCATCGACGGCATGCAGATGATGGGCGGCTACGGCTATGCCACGGAGTTCGATGCCGAGCGGCTGATGCGCGGCGCTATCATCTCCACCGTCTACGGCGGCACCAACGAGATCCAGCGCGACATCATCGGAAAGACCTATGGCCTCTGA
- a CDS encoding GntR family transcriptional regulator, whose protein sequence is MASDSPVAQLRRRPQLSEEVAAILRHQIMTAGLLPGAPIRMDETAVELGVSVTPVREALLTLRGEGMVESAPHRGYVVAALSRTDVEDIFWLQGEAAAKIARRTAGLIDDDGLAALADANDRLRRALDARDVPGITDAEFAFHRTHNRISESHKLAWFLLSATRYTPHQMYAADPAWGEVALDSHERLIEAYRAGDAEAAAAAIRLQFDDGARRLITHLDTTAIWAPEAH, encoded by the coding sequence ATGGCCTCTGACTCCCCCGTCGCCCAGTTGCGGCGCCGCCCGCAGCTGTCCGAGGAGGTCGCCGCCATCCTGCGGCACCAGATCATGACCGCCGGGCTGTTGCCCGGTGCGCCGATCCGGATGGACGAGACCGCCGTGGAACTCGGCGTCAGCGTGACGCCGGTGCGGGAGGCGCTGCTGACCCTGCGCGGTGAGGGGATGGTGGAGAGCGCCCCGCACCGCGGCTACGTCGTCGCCGCGCTCTCCCGGACCGACGTCGAGGACATCTTCTGGTTGCAGGGCGAGGCGGCGGCGAAGATCGCGCGCCGCACCGCCGGCCTCATCGACGACGACGGCCTCGCCGCCCTCGCCGACGCCAACGACCGCCTGCGCCGGGCGCTCGACGCCCGCGACGTCCCGGGGATCACCGATGCCGAGTTCGCCTTCCACCGCACCCACAACCGGATCAGCGAGAGCCACAAGCTGGCCTGGTTCCTGCTCTCGGCCACCCGGTACACCCCGCACCAGATGTACGCGGCGGACCCGGCCTGGGGCGAGGTCGCCCTGGACAGCCACGAGCGGCTGATCGAGGCCTATCGGGCGGGCGACGCGGAAGCGGCCGCCGCCGCCATCCGCCTGCAGTTCGACGACGGCGCACGACGCTTGATCACCCACCTGGACACCACCGCGATCTGGGCTCCCGAAGCGCACTGA
- a CDS encoding SRPBCC family protein yields MTHHLRTERVVRAPADRVFDVLATGENQREWAEGYRATTWYGTAPHGTGSVRDIHLRWITVRERFLVWEPGRRFTFGADAMSIPLARRMIEDISVEPAEAGTCVLRWAVHLDVAAALRPMAGTVVPKVFAPMFDGFAAGLAHYAETFPH; encoded by the coding sequence ATGACGCACCACCTTCGCACCGAGCGCGTGGTCCGGGCGCCCGCCGACCGGGTCTTCGATGTCCTGGCGACGGGGGAGAATCAGCGGGAGTGGGCCGAGGGCTACCGCGCGACCACCTGGTACGGCACCGCGCCCCACGGGACCGGTTCGGTGCGCGACATCCACCTGCGATGGATCACCGTGCGCGAGCGCTTCCTGGTCTGGGAGCCGGGGCGGCGCTTCACCTTCGGCGCCGACGCGATGTCGATCCCGCTGGCGCGCCGGATGATCGAGGACATCAGCGTGGAACCGGCGGAGGCCGGGACGTGCGTGCTCCGCTGGGCGGTGCATCTCGACGTCGCCGCCGCCCTCCGGCCGATGGCCGGCACGGTGGTGCCGAAGGTCTTCGCGCCGATGTTCGACGGCTTCGCGGCCGGGCTGGCGCACTATGCGGAGACGTTCCCGCACTGA
- a CDS encoding SDR family oxidoreductase codes for MLDVHGSTAVVTGASSGIGAEFAEQLARRGADLVLVARREDRLRALAARLAAEHGVGVRVVAADLAGPAGRQTLLDALAGTDVDVLINNAGFATHGAFAELDPQRVHDEIAVNVVAVTMLTRALLPGMLARDRGAIVNIASTAAFQPIAHMAVYGATKAFVLSFTEALWGETERGGVDVVAVCPGATDTEFFDVAGESASVGSRQTPAQVVETALGALDRRSTPPSVVSGAANRWASRLPRILPRRTTIRVTRNLVAPK; via the coding sequence ATGCTGGATGTTCATGGTTCGACCGCGGTGGTCACCGGTGCGAGCAGCGGGATCGGTGCCGAGTTCGCCGAACAGCTCGCGCGCCGGGGCGCCGATCTGGTGCTGGTCGCGCGGCGCGAGGACCGGCTCCGGGCGCTCGCCGCACGACTGGCCGCGGAGCACGGCGTCGGCGTGCGGGTGGTGGCCGCTGATCTCGCCGGCCCGGCGGGGCGGCAGACGCTGCTCGACGCGCTGGCGGGCACGGACGTCGACGTGCTGATCAACAACGCCGGTTTCGCCACGCACGGCGCCTTCGCCGAGCTGGACCCGCAGCGGGTGCACGACGAGATCGCGGTCAATGTGGTGGCCGTCACGATGCTGACGCGCGCACTGCTGCCCGGCATGCTGGCGCGCGATCGCGGGGCGATCGTCAACATCGCGTCCACCGCGGCCTTCCAGCCGATCGCGCACATGGCGGTCTACGGGGCGACGAAGGCGTTCGTGCTGTCGTTCACCGAAGCGCTGTGGGGTGAGACCGAGCGCGGGGGCGTCGACGTCGTCGCGGTGTGCCCCGGTGCCACCGACACCGAGTTCTTCGACGTGGCCGGCGAGTCCGCCAGCGTCGGCTCCCGCCAGACACCGGCGCAGGTGGTCGAGACGGCGCTGGGTGCGCTCGACCGGCGCTCGACGCCGCCCAGCGTGGTCTCCGGCGCCGCCAACCGCTGGGCGTCGCGGCTGCCGCGAATCCTGCCGCGCCGCACCACGATTCGCGTCACCCGCAACCTGGTGGCGCCGAAATGA
- a CDS encoding TetR/AcrR family transcriptional regulator, which produces MTETRRRSERGGGERLRAELVDAAITLLLDPASTGTPSLRAIARACGVAPSAVYMHFPSQAELMYAVVDQLFARLRTALDAADSPGAEPRERLDAMIDAYLHWSQEHPGAYQLLFERPDPPPDTGIGPGLDLLGRLRDALAAVAPAADDALALRVWSVAHGIASLRLHKPEAPWRTTPADDAHLIVTALLGADAQH; this is translated from the coding sequence GTGACCGAAACACGGCGCCGTTCCGAGCGCGGCGGGGGCGAGCGTCTACGCGCGGAACTGGTCGACGCGGCGATCACCCTGCTGCTCGACCCCGCATCGACGGGCACGCCGTCGCTCCGCGCGATCGCCCGCGCATGCGGCGTCGCGCCGAGCGCGGTGTACATGCACTTCCCCTCGCAGGCGGAGCTGATGTACGCCGTCGTCGACCAGCTCTTCGCCCGGCTCCGCACGGCCCTCGATGCCGCCGACTCCCCCGGCGCGGAACCCAGAGAGCGCCTGGACGCGATGATCGACGCGTATCTGCACTGGTCACAGGAGCATCCCGGCGCCTATCAGCTACTCTTCGAACGCCCCGATCCGCCGCCGGACACCGGCATCGGCCCCGGCCTCGATCTGCTGGGCCGTCTGCGCGACGCCCTCGCCGCCGTCGCCCCGGCCGCCGACGACGCCCTCGCCCTGCGGGTCTGGAGCGTCGCGCACGGCATCGCCTCGCTGCGCCTGCACAAGCCGGAGGCGCCGTGGCGGACGACGCCCGCCGACGACGCCCACCTGATCGTCACCGCCCTGCTCGGCGCCGACGCGCAGCACTGA
- a CDS encoding MOSC domain-containing protein has translation MPGLVLDVCVVHRLRPDPGAVGVTAIDKQPVTGPVKAGPYGLYADVQADRKHHGGLDKAVYAYAAEDAEYWSGELSRPTPPGWFGENLRVSGLDVSGARIGDRWRIGGRLVVEVTGPRIPCQTFARWVGGADERGWVKRFLQAGRPGAYLRVVDAGPVAAGDAIDLIARVDGAPTVAEALVPG, from the coding sequence ATGCCCGGATTGGTTCTCGACGTCTGCGTGGTCCATCGATTGCGGCCCGACCCCGGCGCGGTCGGCGTGACCGCCATCGACAAACAGCCGGTGACCGGGCCGGTGAAGGCCGGACCGTACGGCCTGTACGCGGACGTCCAGGCCGACCGCAAACACCACGGCGGGCTCGACAAGGCGGTGTACGCGTACGCGGCCGAGGACGCCGAGTACTGGTCCGGCGAGTTGTCGCGCCCCACGCCGCCCGGCTGGTTCGGTGAGAACCTGCGGGTGTCGGGCCTGGACGTGTCCGGTGCCCGGATCGGTGACCGCTGGCGGATCGGCGGGCGGCTGGTGGTCGAGGTGACCGGGCCGCGGATCCCGTGCCAGACCTTCGCACGTTGGGTCGGCGGCGCCGACGAGCGCGGCTGGGTCAAGCGATTCCTGCAGGCCGGGCGTCCGGGAGCCTATCTGCGGGTGGTCGACGCGGGGCCGGTCGCGGCGGGTGACGCGATCGACCTGATCGCCCGCGTGGACGGCGCGCCGACCGTCGCGGAGGCGCTCGTCCCGGGGTGA
- a CDS encoding TetR/AcrR family transcriptional regulator produces the protein MQETTTSPREQKRAETLRRIHDAAVELTLRDGLAAATVSDIAERAGVSRRTFFNYFPTKEDAVLGISEPRIPPHALESFLHPAPPAGDDAGADRFAQALELTVTTLASVGPRPSQDIAVIVGRYPELINRIRSHRDATQQLLVDALTERLAQQHSPASAADSARALILLSGAVLRFAHGDDPGPFDDPDPAAVKNAMTAFRNALKDLA, from the coding sequence GTGCAAGAAACTACGACCAGCCCGCGTGAACAGAAGCGCGCCGAGACACTCCGGCGCATTCACGACGCCGCCGTCGAGCTGACCCTGCGCGACGGGCTCGCCGCCGCGACGGTCAGCGACATCGCCGAACGCGCCGGCGTCTCCCGTCGTACGTTCTTCAACTACTTCCCCACCAAGGAAGACGCCGTCCTCGGCATCTCGGAGCCGCGCATTCCACCGCACGCGCTGGAGTCGTTCCTCCACCCGGCTCCCCCGGCCGGCGACGACGCGGGGGCCGATCGCTTCGCGCAGGCCCTCGAACTGACGGTGACCACCTTGGCCTCCGTCGGACCCCGCCCGAGTCAGGACATCGCGGTCATCGTCGGCCGGTACCCGGAACTCATCAACCGGATCCGATCCCATCGCGACGCGACGCAACAACTGCTCGTCGACGCGCTCACCGAGCGCCTGGCCCAGCAGCACAGCCCGGCGAGCGCCGCCGACAGCGCCCGCGCCCTGATCCTGCTCTCCGGCGCCGTACTCCGCTTCGCGCACGGCGACGACCCCGGACCGTTCGACGATCCCGACCCCGCCGCCGTCAAGAACGCCATGACCGCTTTCCGCAACGCTCTGAAAGATCTCGCATGA